The Vicinamibacterales bacterium nucleotide sequence TCAGCGTCACCGGCAGGGTCGGCGTTCATGCCCGGGGCCGCCGGGGCCGACGCGCGCGACATGAACGTCGCGCCAGCCGGCGAAGCCGCGCCGAACCGCAGCGGCGAGCCGCCCGCGGGGGAATCCAGAGCGGAGCACGAGCCCGTCTCGCCGAAGCCGGAAACCGGCGAAGGCGGATGAAGCTCGCCGTCGTCGTCCAGCGCTACGGCGCGGACATCAATGGCGGGGCGGAGCTGCACGCGCGGTATGTCGCCGAGCGGCTCGCACGGCACGCGGCGGTGGAGGTGCTGACGACCTGCGCCCGCGATTACGTGACGTGGAAGAACGAGCTGCCCGCGGGCGTCGAGCAGGTGAACGGCGTCACCGTGCGGCGGTTCCCGGTCGCGCACCAGCGCGACCCGCACGATTTCGGCCGCCGCTCGCACCGGGTCTTCGAGAAGTCCCACTCGATCGCCGACGAGCTCGCGTGGCTCGAGAGCGAAGGTCCGGCCAGCCCGCAGCTGATCGCACACGTCGAACGGTCGGCGAACGATCTCGACTTCGCGATCCTGTTCAGCTACCGCTACCATCACGCCTGGCATCTCGCGCGCCGCGTTCCGCACAAGGCGGTGCTGGTGCCGACCGCGGAGCGCGACGCGGCGATCGGGCTGTCGATCTTCGGCCCGGTGTTCCGCGGCGTCCGCGCGCTCATGTACAACTCGCCCGAGGAACGGGCGATGATCCAGGCCGCCTCCGGCAATGCCGCGGTGCCCGGCGTCGTCGTCGGCGTCGGATCCGACGTCCCGGACCGCACCGACCCGGAGCGCTTCCGCCGCAAGTTCAAGCAGCGACGGCCGTTCGCGATCTACATCGGCCGCATCGACGAGAACAAGGGCTGCGGCGAGCTGTTCTCGCACTTCCAGCGGTATGCGGCGGCGTTCCCGCGCGGCATGGATCTCGTGCTGATCGGAAGCGCGGTGATGAGCGTGCCGAACCACCCGCGCATCCGCCATCTCGGGTTCCTCGACGATCGCGACAAGTTCGACGCGCTCGCCGCCGCCGACCTGCTGATCATGCCGTCCTACTTCGAGAGCCTCTCGATGGTGGCGCTCGAAGCCTGGGCGCTCGGCAAGCCCGTGCTGGCGAACGGCCGCTGCGACGTGCTGCGCGGGCAGTGCATCCGCAGCAACGCCGGCCTGTATTACGAGACATACGAGGAGTTCGTCGAGGCGCTGTACTCGCTCGAGTCGAACGGACCGCTGAACGCCCGCCTCGGTCGGAACGGGCGCGACTTCTTCAAGCGGCACTACGCCTGGCCGGTGATCGAGCGGAAGTACCTGGACATG carries:
- a CDS encoding glycosyltransferase codes for the protein MKLAVVVQRYGADINGGAELHARYVAERLARHAAVEVLTTCARDYVTWKNELPAGVEQVNGVTVRRFPVAHQRDPHDFGRRSHRVFEKSHSIADELAWLESEGPASPQLIAHVERSANDLDFAILFSYRYHHAWHLARRVPHKAVLVPTAERDAAIGLSIFGPVFRGVRALMYNSPEERAMIQAASGNAAVPGVVVGVGSDVPDRTDPERFRRKFKQRRPFAIYIGRIDENKGCGELFSHFQRYAAAFPRGMDLVLIGSAVMSVPNHPRIRHLGFLDDRDKFDALAAADLLIMPSYFESLSMVALEAWALGKPVLANGRCDVLRGQCIRSNAGLYYETYEEFVEALYSLESNGPLNARLGRNGRDFFKRHYAWPVIERKYLDMFDQLKKQDRRPDDRSSRQLESIPGFFARRRRELPPAQDVLQRIPSGPATPDSAAPVADLGARPAAARIERGAGSGSNTRQTA